From Miscanthus floridulus cultivar M001 chromosome 15, ASM1932011v1, whole genome shotgun sequence, the proteins below share one genomic window:
- the LOC136508316 gene encoding calcium-dependent protein kinase 29-like isoform X1 yields MGNCCVARPSSGKRRGGNRGGGGAGGNRGGRLGGANVRSCSTLSSISDAARTTATQAWTPLTVLGKGLAAEASAEELLRRYQLGKELGRGEFGVTRRCTDTSTGEVLACKSISKRKLRSSVDIEDVRREVAIMRSLPEHPNVVRLREAFEDGDTVHLVMEVCEGGELFDRIVSRGHYTERAAAGVMRTIMEVVLHCHKHGVMHRDLKPENFLYANTSENSALKVIDFGLSVCFKPGDRFSEIVGSPYYMAPEVLKRNYGQEVDIWSAGVILYILLCGVPPFWAETDEGIAQAIIRSNLDFQREPWPKVSENAKDLVRKMLDPSPYSRLTVQQVLEHPWIQNASAAPNIPLGEAVRSRLKQFTVMNKFKKKALLVVAEYLPAEELEAIRELFHMLDTNKDGHLTIEELRKGLRLIGHNVHDTDVDMLMEAADMDGNGTLDCKEFVTVSIHLKKIHSEDHLPKVFSYFDKNGSGYIEIEELKEALSPRGDQKAIDDIILDVDKDKDGKISYEEFEMMMKAGVDWRNTSRQYSRAVYNTLSRKMFKDVSLKLDINNGPLAAAVKEQQAVD; encoded by the exons ATGGGCAACTGCTGCGTGGCCCGGCCGTCGTCAGGCAAGCGGCGGGGCGGGAAccgtggcggtggtggcgctggCGGGAACCGTGGCGGGCGCCTCGGTGGCGCCAACGTGCGGTCCTGCTCCACGCTGTCCTCCATCTCCGACGCCGCGCGCACCACGGCGACGCAGGCGTGGACGCCGCTGACCGTGCTGGGGAAGGGCCTGGCCGCGGAGGCCAGCGCGGAGGAGCTGCTCCGGCGGTACCAGCTCGGCAAGGAACTGGGGCGCGGCGAGTTCGGCGTGACGCGGCGGTGCACGGACACGTCCACGGGCGAGGTGCTCGCGTGCAAGTCCATCAGCAAGCGCAAGCTGCGCAGCAGCGTCGACATCGAGGACGTCCGGCGGGAGGTGGCCATCATGCGGTCGCTGCCGGAGCACCCCAACGTCGTGCGCCTGCGAGAGGCCTTTGAGGACGGCGACACCGTGCACCTCGTCATGGAGGTCTGCGAGGGCGGCGAGCTCTTTGACCGCATCGTCTCGCGCGGCCACTACACCGAGCGCGCAGCCGCAGGCGTCATGCGCACCATCATGGAAGTCGTCCTG CATTGCCACAAGCATGGCGTCATGCACCGGGACCTCAAGCCTGAGAACTTTCTGTATGCCAACACATCTGAGAACTCGGCACTCAAGGTCATCGACTTTGGTCTCTCCGTGTGCTTCAAACCAG GTGACAGGTTCAGTGAGATCGTTGGATCCCCCTACTACATGGCTCCTGAAGTCCTGAAGAGGAACTATGGGCAAGAAGTAGATATATGGAGTGCAGGAGTCATCCTCTACATCTTGCTATGTGGTGTCCCACCATTCTGGGCAG AGACTGATGAGGGCATAGCACAGGCTATCATCCGGTCCAACCTCGACTTCCAGAGAGAGCCTTGGCCAAAGGTGTCTGAAAATGCAAAAGATCTTGTGAGGAAGATGCTTGATCCCAGCCCCTACTCTCGGTTGACTGTCCAGCAGGTTCTGG AACATCCTTGGATACAGAATGCCAGTGCAGCTCCCAACATCCCACTCGGAGAAGCAGTGAGGTCCAGGCTGAAGCAATTCACGGTTATGAACAAGTTCAAGAAGAAGGCTCTGCTT GTGGTAGCAGAGTACCTACCAGCCGAAGAGCTGGAAGCAATCAGGGAGTTGTTTCACATGCTGGACACCAACAAGGATGGGCATCTGACAATCGAAGAACTCAGGAAGGGACTGCGATTGATAGGGCACAATGTCCATGACACGGATGTGGATATGCTCATGGAAGCT GCAGACATGGACGGCAATGGGACCCTGGACTGCAAGGAGTTTGTGACAGTCTCCATTCACCTGAAAAAAATCCACAGCGAGGATCACCTGCCCAAGGTGTTCAGCTACTTCGACAAGAATGGGAGCGGGTACATCGAGATCGAAGAGTTGAAGGAGGCCCTCTCTCCAAGAGGTGACCAGAAGGCGATCGACGACATAATCCTAGATGTCGACAAAGACAAG GACGGGAAGATAAGCTATGAGGAGTTTGAGATGATGATGAAAGCTGGAGTGGACTGGAGGAATACGTCGAGGCAATACTCGAGAGCGGTTTACAACACCCTCAGCCGCAAGATGTTCAAGGATGTGTCCCTGAAGCTTGACATTAACAATGGTCCACTTGCTGCAGCCGTCAAAGAACAACAAGCGGTTGACTGA
- the LOC136508316 gene encoding calcium-dependent protein kinase 29-like isoform X2 — MGNCCVARPSSGKRRGGNRGGGGAGGNRGGRLGGANVRSCSTLSSISDAARTTATQAWTPLTVLGKGLAAEASAEELLRRYQLGKELGRGEFGVTRRCTDTSTGEVLACKSISKRKLRSSVDIEDVRREVAIMRSLPEHPNVVRLREAFEDGDTVHLVMEVCEGGELFDRIVSRGHYTERAAAGVMRTIMEVVLHCHKHGVMHRDLKPENFLYANTSENSALKVIDFGLSVCFKPGDRFSEIVGSPYYMAPEVLKRNYGQEVDIWSAGVILYILLCGVPPFWAETDEGIAQAIIRSNLDFQREPWPKVSENAKDLVRKMLDPSPYSRLTVQQVLEHPWIQNASAAPNIPLGEAVRSRLKQFTVMNKFKKKALLVVAEYLPAEELEAIRELFHMLDTNKDGHLTIEELRKGLRLIGHNVHDTDVDMLMEAADMDGNGTLDCKEFVTVSIHLKKIHSEDHLPKVFSYFDKNGSGYIEIEELKEALSPRGDQKAIDDIILDVDKDKLLHTGREDKL, encoded by the exons ATGGGCAACTGCTGCGTGGCCCGGCCGTCGTCAGGCAAGCGGCGGGGCGGGAAccgtggcggtggtggcgctggCGGGAACCGTGGCGGGCGCCTCGGTGGCGCCAACGTGCGGTCCTGCTCCACGCTGTCCTCCATCTCCGACGCCGCGCGCACCACGGCGACGCAGGCGTGGACGCCGCTGACCGTGCTGGGGAAGGGCCTGGCCGCGGAGGCCAGCGCGGAGGAGCTGCTCCGGCGGTACCAGCTCGGCAAGGAACTGGGGCGCGGCGAGTTCGGCGTGACGCGGCGGTGCACGGACACGTCCACGGGCGAGGTGCTCGCGTGCAAGTCCATCAGCAAGCGCAAGCTGCGCAGCAGCGTCGACATCGAGGACGTCCGGCGGGAGGTGGCCATCATGCGGTCGCTGCCGGAGCACCCCAACGTCGTGCGCCTGCGAGAGGCCTTTGAGGACGGCGACACCGTGCACCTCGTCATGGAGGTCTGCGAGGGCGGCGAGCTCTTTGACCGCATCGTCTCGCGCGGCCACTACACCGAGCGCGCAGCCGCAGGCGTCATGCGCACCATCATGGAAGTCGTCCTG CATTGCCACAAGCATGGCGTCATGCACCGGGACCTCAAGCCTGAGAACTTTCTGTATGCCAACACATCTGAGAACTCGGCACTCAAGGTCATCGACTTTGGTCTCTCCGTGTGCTTCAAACCAG GTGACAGGTTCAGTGAGATCGTTGGATCCCCCTACTACATGGCTCCTGAAGTCCTGAAGAGGAACTATGGGCAAGAAGTAGATATATGGAGTGCAGGAGTCATCCTCTACATCTTGCTATGTGGTGTCCCACCATTCTGGGCAG AGACTGATGAGGGCATAGCACAGGCTATCATCCGGTCCAACCTCGACTTCCAGAGAGAGCCTTGGCCAAAGGTGTCTGAAAATGCAAAAGATCTTGTGAGGAAGATGCTTGATCCCAGCCCCTACTCTCGGTTGACTGTCCAGCAGGTTCTGG AACATCCTTGGATACAGAATGCCAGTGCAGCTCCCAACATCCCACTCGGAGAAGCAGTGAGGTCCAGGCTGAAGCAATTCACGGTTATGAACAAGTTCAAGAAGAAGGCTCTGCTT GTGGTAGCAGAGTACCTACCAGCCGAAGAGCTGGAAGCAATCAGGGAGTTGTTTCACATGCTGGACACCAACAAGGATGGGCATCTGACAATCGAAGAACTCAGGAAGGGACTGCGATTGATAGGGCACAATGTCCATGACACGGATGTGGATATGCTCATGGAAGCT GCAGACATGGACGGCAATGGGACCCTGGACTGCAAGGAGTTTGTGACAGTCTCCATTCACCTGAAAAAAATCCACAGCGAGGATCACCTGCCCAAGGTGTTCAGCTACTTCGACAAGAATGGGAGCGGGTACATCGAGATCGAAGAGTTGAAGGAGGCCCTCTCTCCAAGAGGTGACCAGAAGGCGATCGACGACATAATCCTAGATGTCGACAAAGACAAG CTCCTACATACAGGACGGGAAGATAAGCTATGA
- the LOC136508348 gene encoding LOW QUALITY PROTEIN: 4-hydroxy-7-methoxy-3-oxo-3,4-dihydro-2H-1,4-benzoxazin-2-yl glucoside beta-D-glucosidase 2, chloroplastic-like (The sequence of the model RefSeq protein was modified relative to this genomic sequence to represent the inferred CDS: inserted 1 base in 1 codon), which produces MAPLLAAAMNHTAHQGLRSHLRRPNNESFSRHHLSSSSQNSKRRCNLSFRPRAERVAGSENGVQKLSFWEIPKRDWFPSDFIFGAATSAYQIEGGWNEDGKGPSTWDHFCHTYPERIADVSNGDVATNSYHLYPEDVGLLKEMGMDAYRFSISWPRILPKGTLEGGINWEGIQYYKSLINLLLENGIQPFVTIFHWDTPQALEXKYGGFLDQRIVKDYTDFAKVCFENFGDKVKNWLTFNEPHIFCSMSYGTGTLAPGRCSPGQKCAIPTANSLTEPYIVGHNLLRAHAEAVDLYNKYYKGENGRIGLVFDVMGYLPYENTFLDQHAQERSMDLNLGWFVEPVVRGDYPFSMRSLARERLPFFTDKEQEKLVGSYDMMGINYYTSKFSKHIDISPNYLPVFNTDDAYATEETYGPDGNPIGPSMRNSWIYMYPEGLKDVLMIMKNKYGNPPIYITENGMADVDNGNLPIQVALNDHKRVAYLQCHIATLKESMDLGANVHGYFTWSLLDSFEWATGYTERFGLVYVDRKHCCKQRTMKLSARWLQEFNGAAKKVEDKILTPVLN; this is translated from the exons ATGGCTCCACTTCTTGCTGCTGCCATGAATCACACTGCCCATCAAGGCCTTAGAAGCCATCTAAGACGACCCAATAATGAGAGTTTCTCACGGCACCACCTTTCTTCTTCATCACAAAACAGTAAGCGAAGGTGTAACCTTAGCTTTAGGCCACGAGCTGAAAGAGTAGCAGGCAGTGAGAATGGAGTCCAAAAGCTGAGCTTCTGGGAAATCCCTAAAAGGGACTGGTTCCCGTCTGACTTCATCTTTGGCGCCGCCACTTCAGCATACCAA ATCGAAGGTGGTTGGAATGAAGATGGAAAGGGGCCAAGCACTTGGGATCACTTCTGCCACACTTATCCGG AAAGGATAGCGGACGTGAGCAATGGGGACGTTGCAACCAATTCGTACCATTTGTACCCT GAGGATGTCGGATTGCTGAAGGAAATGGGCATGGACGCCTATAGGTTCTCCATCTCTTGGCCCAGAATTCTGCCGA AAGGGACGCTCGAAGGAGGTATTAACTGGGAAGGCATCCAGTACTACAAAAGTCTCATCAACTTGTTGCTAGAGAACG GCATACAGCCATTTGTAACAATTTTCCATTGGGACACGCCTCAAGCACTGG ACAAGTATGGTGGCTTTTTAGATCAGAGGATTGT AAAAGATTACACAGACTTTGCTAAGGTGTGCTTTGAGAACTTTGGTGACAAAGTGAAGAATTGGTTGACCTTTAATGAGCCCCATATATTTTGTTCTATGTCATACGGAACCGGGACCCTTGCCCCAGGGCGGTGCTCACCGGGACAAAAATGTGCTATCCCAACTGCAAACTCACTCACTGAGCCATACATTGTTGGCCACAACCTTCTCCGAGCCCACGCTGAGGCTGTCGATCTTTACAACAAGTATTACAAG GGTGAGAACGGACGCATAGGGCTTGTGTTTGACGTAATGGGTTATCTGCCATACGAAAATACGTTTCTGGATCAACATGCCCAAGAAAGGTCCATGGACCTTAACCTAGGATGGTTCGTGGAGCCGGTGGTTCGTGGTGACTACCCTTTTTCCATGAGATCGTTGGCAAGGGAACGGCTACCCTTCTTCACTGACAAAGAGCAAGAGAAGCTAGTGGGTTCCTATGACATGATGGGGATAAACTACTACACCTCAAAGTTCTCCAAGCACATCGACATCTCACCAAACTACTTGCCAGTGTTCAACACTGATGACGCCTATGCCACAGAAGAAA CGTATGGGCCTGACGGGAATCCTATTGGTCCTTCT ATGAGGAATTCGTGGATCTACATGTACCCTGAAGGCCTAAAGGATGTCCTTATGATCATGAAGAACAAATACGGAAACCCACCCATATACATCACTGAGAACG GGATGGCTGACGTTGACAATGGCAATCTACCCATACAAGTTGCCTTGAATGACCACAAAAGGGTAGCGTACCTCCAGTGCCACATCGCAACTCTTAAGGAGTCAATGGA CTTGGGAGCAAATGTGCACGGCTACTTCACTTGGTCTCTGCTGGACAGCTTTGaatgggccaccggctacaccgAACGTTTCGGACTCGTCTACGTTGACCGCAAACACTGCTGCAAGCAGCGCACCATGAAGCTGTCAGCCAGGTGGTTGCAAGAGTTCAATGGAGCTGCCAAGAAGGTTGAAGATAAGATTCTTACGCCAGTGCTTAATTAG